The following proteins are encoded in a genomic region of Devosia lucknowensis:
- a CDS encoding carbohydrate ABC transporter permease, protein MAAVMSPNQNLKTGLKYLLLILVALVFVFPIVFMVMSSLKPDAQLLRDTSSFNAFLPVGDVSLDNYFAAFRRAPVGLFVFNSIFVTVITVIGSLLLCSMAAFAFVFMEFRGKSVLLSIIIATLIVPFETIAVPMLMVVNSLPWIGGNGITWGWLNTYHVQIVPFLADALTIFLFVQFFRDLPRELIEAARLDGASWFQVYRMVIVPIAGPVFATAAILKFLAMYNQYLWPLMVTQSEQFRPVMVGLQYFFQLNTAWGEVMAYLSMITLPVLAFYLFLQRAFITSIASTGIKG, encoded by the coding sequence ATGGCTGCAGTCATGTCGCCAAATCAGAACCTCAAGACCGGTCTCAAATACCTGCTGCTGATCCTTGTCGCGCTGGTCTTCGTGTTCCCCATCGTGTTCATGGTGATGAGTTCACTCAAGCCCGACGCGCAGCTGCTGCGGGACACCTCCTCGTTCAACGCCTTCCTGCCGGTTGGCGACGTTTCGCTCGACAACTACTTCGCCGCATTTCGGCGCGCACCGGTCGGGCTGTTCGTCTTCAACTCCATCTTCGTCACCGTAATCACGGTGATCGGCTCGCTGTTGCTGTGCTCGATGGCAGCGTTTGCGTTCGTATTCATGGAATTCCGGGGCAAGAGCGTTCTGCTTTCGATCATCATCGCAACGCTCATCGTGCCCTTCGAAACCATCGCCGTGCCGATGCTGATGGTGGTCAATTCGCTGCCATGGATCGGGGGCAACGGCATCACCTGGGGTTGGCTCAACACCTATCACGTGCAGATCGTGCCGTTCCTGGCCGATGCCCTCACCATTTTCCTCTTCGTCCAGTTCTTCCGCGATCTGCCCAGGGAACTGATCGAGGCCGCGCGCCTCGATGGCGCCAGCTGGTTCCAGGTCTATCGCATGGTGATCGTGCCGATCGCCGGCCCGGTCTTTGCGACCGCGGCGATCCTGAAATTCCTCGCCATGTACAACCAGTATCTCTGGCCGCTCATGGTCACGCAGTCCGAGCAGTTCCGGCCCGTTATGGTGGGCCTGCAATATTTCTTCCAGCTCAACACCGCCTGGGGCGAAGTCATGGCCTACCTTTCCATGATCACCCTGCCGGTCCTCGCCTTCTACCTTTTCCTCCAGCGCGCCTTCATTACCTCGATCGCCTCCACGGGCATCAAGGGCTAG
- a CDS encoding levansucrase, whose product MVLALKDKWIWDFWIYRDGDDYHIYFLQADNTLAHPDMRHRNVTQGHAVSKDLINWTHLGTTFAPSAPTAWDDWTTWTGSTLRDDDGLWHLFYTGTEHAEEGMKQRIGHATSTDGHNWTRVGNGLALDISGPDYEEYTPGHWHDRAFRDPWVMKNPKGEGWIMYMVARKPGTAEPNAGGTVGFATSPDLYTWTLQPPVYAGEMFGQMEVPQVFEVNGKWYMLFCTDGSHWSEAYKRFNPEKPVRGTHYLIADDPQGPWDVAPGPFFDGAQGSRYAGKIVETDAGLMFMGFLHDAADGSFIGQVSDPIPVRVDAERLLHTELDKLPPGAKV is encoded by the coding sequence TTGGTTCTCGCACTTAAAGACAAATGGATCTGGGATTTTTGGATTTATCGCGATGGCGATGACTACCACATCTATTTCCTTCAGGCCGACAACACCCTGGCTCACCCCGACATGCGCCATCGCAATGTCACCCAGGGCCACGCGGTCTCGAAAGACCTGATCAACTGGACCCATCTCGGCACGACCTTTGCGCCTTCCGCCCCGACCGCCTGGGACGACTGGACCACTTGGACCGGCTCGACCCTGCGTGACGACGACGGGCTCTGGCACCTCTTCTATACCGGCACGGAACATGCCGAAGAGGGCATGAAGCAGCGCATCGGCCACGCCACCTCGACCGATGGTCACAACTGGACCCGCGTCGGCAATGGCCTCGCGCTCGATATCTCGGGCCCGGACTACGAAGAATACACGCCCGGCCACTGGCACGACCGTGCCTTCCGCGATCCGTGGGTGATGAAGAACCCGAAGGGCGAGGGCTGGATCATGTATATGGTCGCCCGCAAGCCCGGCACCGCAGAGCCCAATGCCGGCGGCACGGTTGGCTTCGCCACCTCGCCCGATCTCTATACATGGACGCTGCAGCCACCGGTCTATGCCGGCGAAATGTTCGGCCAGATGGAAGTGCCGCAGGTCTTCGAAGTGAACGGCAAGTGGTACATGCTGTTCTGCACAGATGGCTCTCACTGGTCCGAGGCGTATAAGCGCTTCAATCCGGAAAAGCCGGTTCGCGGCACTCACTATCTCATCGCCGATGACCCGCAGGGCCCGTGGGACGTCGCGCCCGGCCCGTTTTTCGACGGCGCTCAGGGCAGTCGCTATGCCGGCAAGATCGTCGAAACCGATGCCGGGCTGATGTTCATGGGCTTCCTCCATGACGCCGCCGATGGCTCGTTCATTGGCCAGGTGTCCGATCCCATTCCGGTCCGGGTGGATGCCGAACGCCTGTTGCACACCGAACTCGACAAGCTTCCCCCGGGCGCCAAAGTCTAG
- a CDS encoding ABC transporter ATP-binding protein produces the protein MAGLSLSQIRKTYGKVEVIKGVDLEIEHGEFVVFVGPSGCGKSTLLRMIAGLEDITDGELRIGDRVVNGVQPRDRRVAMVFQSYALYPHMTVYDNVGFGLRINRTPKAERDAKIREAARILQMEHLLERKPAQLSGGQRQRVAIGRAIVRQPEVFLFDEPLSNLDAALRMDMRMEISKLHQDLGATMIYVTHDQVEAMTLADKIVVLNGGIVQQVGSPLDLYHRPANLFVAGFIGSPKMNLATVTVEASDATSVRVSGPTMAAQTLPLDGQPPSVGSTLTLGVRPHELKPLPEGAFTGKVSLVEHLGNETIVNLTLSDGQGLIVALDGDTPCSLGQTLSVGFAPTKAHLFDAQGLRLNP, from the coding sequence ATGGCTGGTCTGAGCCTGTCCCAAATCCGAAAGACCTACGGCAAGGTCGAGGTCATCAAGGGCGTCGATCTCGAAATCGAGCATGGCGAGTTCGTGGTCTTCGTCGGCCCTTCCGGCTGCGGCAAGTCTACGCTCTTGCGCATGATCGCGGGCCTCGAGGACATCACCGATGGCGAACTCAGGATTGGCGATCGCGTGGTCAATGGCGTGCAGCCGCGAGACCGGCGCGTGGCAATGGTGTTCCAGTCCTACGCGCTCTATCCGCATATGACCGTCTACGACAATGTCGGTTTCGGCCTTCGGATCAATCGCACGCCCAAGGCCGAGCGCGATGCCAAGATCCGCGAGGCGGCGCGCATCCTGCAGATGGAACACCTGCTCGAACGCAAGCCGGCCCAGCTCTCGGGCGGCCAGCGCCAGCGCGTCGCCATCGGTCGCGCCATCGTGCGCCAGCCGGAAGTTTTCCTGTTCGATGAGCCGCTATCCAACCTGGATGCGGCGCTGCGCATGGATATGCGAATGGAGATCTCCAAGCTTCATCAAGACCTTGGCGCCACCATGATCTACGTGACGCACGACCAGGTGGAGGCCATGACCCTGGCCGACAAGATCGTCGTGCTGAACGGCGGCATCGTGCAGCAGGTCGGCTCGCCGCTCGATCTCTATCATCGCCCGGCCAACCTTTTCGTCGCCGGCTTCATCGGTTCACCCAAGATGAACCTGGCGACGGTCACCGTCGAGGCAAGCGATGCGACCTCGGTTCGCGTCTCCGGCCCGACAATGGCGGCTCAGACCCTGCCGCTCGATGGTCAGCCTCCCTCGGTCGGCTCGACGCTCACGCTCGGTGTCCGTCCCCACGAACTCAAGCCCCTGCCGGAAGGCGCCTTCACGGGCAAGGTTTCGCTGGTCGAACATCTGGGCAATGAAACCATCGTCAATCTGACGCTGAGCGACGGACAGGGGCTCATCGTGGCACTCGACGGCGACACACCATGCTCGCTCGGCCAAACCCTGTCAGTCGGTTTCGCCCCCACCAAGGCCCACCTGTTCGACGCCCAGGGCCTCCGCCTCAATCCTTGA
- the add gene encoding adenosine deaminase, whose amino-acid sequence MTAPAPSPVADLPKVELHLHLDCSTSFQSVSALVPGMTLERYRADFLAPKKCVNLVDYFRYLAAPLALLQTERALRIATIDLLRQLADDNVVYAEIRFAPHLHQLEGLRTEQVVEIVLAALNEGKRLHPVEARLILCTLRPDDTAQGFEILALAEKYAEQGVGGIDLAGDEAGYGLAQHIPVFRRAADRGIRMTAHAGEATGAQSVREVISELGVRRVGHGVRSIEDPAVIDLILEHEVHLEVCPSCNIQIDVFPTYPDHPIDRLRRAGVSLSVNTDARGPTDLTLRAEYQRMHGVFGWEADDFRSANLDALAVSFLEPPQRRQIEGFLK is encoded by the coding sequence ATGACGGCCCCTGCTCCCTCCCCAGTCGCGGACCTGCCAAAGGTCGAGTTGCACCTGCATCTCGATTGCTCGACGAGCTTCCAATCCGTCAGCGCTCTCGTGCCCGGCATGACGCTGGAACGCTATCGCGCCGACTTTCTGGCACCGAAGAAGTGCGTCAATCTTGTTGACTACTTCCGTTACCTGGCGGCGCCGCTAGCCCTGTTACAGACAGAACGAGCTCTGCGCATCGCGACCATTGACCTCCTACGCCAGCTTGCCGACGACAATGTCGTCTATGCCGAAATCCGTTTCGCGCCGCACCTGCACCAGCTGGAGGGGCTGCGAACCGAACAGGTTGTCGAGATCGTTCTTGCCGCGCTCAACGAGGGAAAGCGGCTGCACCCCGTCGAAGCGCGGCTGATCCTTTGCACCCTGCGCCCGGACGACACCGCGCAAGGCTTCGAGATCCTGGCTTTGGCGGAAAAGTACGCTGAGCAAGGCGTGGGCGGCATCGACCTTGCCGGCGACGAGGCGGGCTACGGTCTTGCTCAGCACATCCCGGTTTTTCGCCGCGCAGCCGACCGGGGCATCCGGATGACGGCGCATGCTGGCGAGGCGACAGGCGCCCAGAGCGTCCGGGAAGTGATCAGCGAACTTGGCGTCCGCCGCGTTGGCCACGGCGTGCGCAGCATCGAAGATCCTGCCGTCATCGACCTGATCCTCGAACACGAAGTCCACCTCGAAGTCTGCCCATCGTGCAACATCCAGATCGACGTGTTTCCAACCTACCCCGATCACCCCATCGATCGCCTCCGCCGAGCCGGCGTCTCGCTCTCGGTCAACACCGACGCGCGCGGGCCGACAGACCTGACGTTGCGAGCAGAATACCAGCGCATGCACGGCGTCTTCGGCTGGGAGGCGGACGATTTCCGCAGCGCTAATCTGGACGCCCTTGCGGTCAGCTTTCTCGAGCCACCGCAGCGCCGGCAGATCGAAGGCTTCCTCAAGTAA
- a CDS encoding ABC transporter ATP-binding protein: MASLTLSDVRKSFGDTDIIHGVDLAIENGEFAVFVGPSGCGKSTLLRMIAGLETVSAGTITIGERDVTDLDPSDRRVAMVFQSYALYPHMSVRDNIGFGLRMNGVPRAEVDRKVADAAAALHLTELLDRKPKQLSGGQRQRVAIGRAIVRQPEIFLFDEPLSNLDAELRVQMRLEIARLHADLAATMIYVTHDQVEAMTLADKIVVLRAGRVEQAGTPLSLYDDPANLFVAGFIGSPRMNFLRAERGADGQIRLPDHGNVVVPLAITAAAQQGQDLLIGVRPEHFGPDLPVRLSVTVDLVEHLGGASYAYIGSGSAHPLTIEMRDARTVGRGTTLATGFDPARAFLFDATTGARVR, encoded by the coding sequence GTGGCGAGTCTCACGCTTTCAGATGTTCGCAAATCCTTCGGCGATACCGACATCATCCATGGTGTCGATCTTGCGATCGAGAACGGTGAGTTCGCGGTCTTCGTCGGGCCTTCGGGCTGTGGCAAGTCGACACTATTGCGCATGATCGCGGGCCTTGAGACTGTCAGCGCCGGCACAATCACGATCGGCGAGCGCGACGTGACCGATCTCGACCCATCCGATCGCCGCGTGGCGATGGTCTTTCAGTCCTACGCGCTTTATCCGCATATGAGCGTACGCGACAATATCGGCTTTGGCCTCCGCATGAATGGCGTGCCGCGCGCCGAAGTCGATCGCAAGGTCGCTGACGCCGCCGCGGCGCTGCACCTGACGGAACTGCTCGATCGCAAGCCCAAACAACTCTCGGGCGGCCAGCGCCAGCGTGTCGCCATTGGCCGCGCCATCGTCCGGCAGCCGGAAATCTTCCTCTTCGACGAACCCCTCAGCAATCTTGATGCCGAACTGCGCGTCCAGATGCGGCTTGAAATCGCCCGGCTGCATGCCGACCTTGCCGCTACCATGATCTACGTCACCCATGATCAGGTTGAGGCCATGACCCTTGCCGACAAGATTGTGGTTCTCCGCGCCGGCCGTGTCGAACAGGCCGGCACGCCGCTCAGCCTCTACGATGATCCGGCAAACCTGTTCGTCGCCGGTTTCATCGGCTCGCCGCGCATGAATTTCCTGCGTGCCGAACGCGGCGCCGATGGCCAGATCCGCTTGCCTGACCATGGCAATGTCGTCGTGCCCCTCGCGATCACTGCCGCGGCACAACAGGGTCAGGATCTGCTCATCGGCGTCCGTCCCGAACATTTCGGTCCCGACCTGCCGGTGCGCCTCTCGGTCACCGTCGATCTCGTCGAACATCTCGGCGGCGCTTCATACGCCTATATTGGCTCTGGCTCTGCTCATCCGCTGACCATCGAGATGCGCGACGCCCGCACTGTGGGCCGCGGCACCACGCTTGCGACCGGCTTCGACCCCGCCCGCGCCTTTCTCTTCGATGCGACGACTGGAGCACGCGTGCGATGA
- a CDS encoding carbohydrate ABC transporter permease, producing the protein MTARTAKPGKVLSFGLKHLAYLLIAFIFVLPLWWAIVSSLRPNGAIFADIFPFTPKALLPTPFTTEAYTGIFERGFGLIIANTMLVAFVTMIAGLIVNGAAGFAFAMFDFKGKKIVLSAIIISFMLPFEAIALPLYTVTQQLGWLDNIAALIVPSIANGLAVFLFYQFFSQVPKDYAEAARLDGVSWLNILLRIYVPLSLPTCISAALLLFIFQWEAFLWPLLTMPSQQFKVIQVGMAAFQQQYQTIWNQLFAVSVITALIPIALLLPLQRYYVQGLAGAGIKG; encoded by the coding sequence ATGACCGCGCGCACGGCAAAGCCCGGCAAGGTGCTCAGTTTTGGGCTGAAACACCTCGCCTATCTCCTCATCGCCTTCATCTTCGTGCTGCCGCTCTGGTGGGCGATCGTCTCATCGCTGCGCCCCAATGGCGCGATCTTTGCCGATATTTTTCCGTTCACGCCCAAGGCGCTTCTGCCGACGCCATTCACGACCGAGGCCTATACCGGCATTTTCGAGCGTGGCTTCGGCCTTATCATCGCCAACACCATGCTGGTGGCCTTCGTCACGATGATCGCGGGGCTAATCGTCAATGGCGCAGCCGGCTTTGCCTTCGCCATGTTTGATTTCAAGGGCAAGAAGATTGTGCTCTCGGCCATCATCATCAGCTTCATGCTGCCTTTCGAGGCCATCGCCCTGCCGCTCTACACGGTAACGCAGCAGCTCGGCTGGCTCGACAATATCGCGGCGCTGATCGTGCCGAGCATCGCCAACGGCCTTGCGGTTTTCCTGTTCTACCAATTCTTCAGCCAGGTGCCGAAAGACTATGCCGAAGCGGCCCGTCTCGATGGCGTCAGCTGGCTGAATATCCTCCTCCGCATCTACGTGCCGCTGTCGCTGCCGACCTGCATCAGCGCCGCGCTGCTGCTGTTCATCTTCCAGTGGGAAGCCTTCCTCTGGCCGCTGCTCACCATGCCGAGCCAGCAGTTCAAGGTGATCCAGGTCGGCATGGCCGCTTTCCAGCAGCAGTACCAAACCATCTGGAACCAGCTCTTTGCGGTTTCCGTCATCACTGCCCTGATCCCCATCGCCCTGCTGCTGCCGCTGCAACGCTATTACGTGCAGGGTCTCGCTGGCGCCGGCATCAAGGGCTGA
- a CDS encoding carbohydrate ABC transporter permease: MSRSRTPVLLIAALLAPAIIGLVVFRLYPVALAVSDSFFNMVRGQQVFVGLDNYLSLLADQTFWKSMQVTFWFNLLINPIQIALALGLALLYVQNFKGVTLYRVLFLIPIGVSLPTAVIIWRIMLTQDGLVNGLIGIAGVPAQPWLTSESLALYSIIAIATWKGISYWMIFIIGGLQTISPEIYDAARIDGVKAWQRLIFITIPLLRPTLLFVLVADVSINFLLFAPIFMLTQGGPADSTNVLMYEAYKSGFIFGDMGRAMAIIVVVVAILLVIVAAQFRLLSGREARS; this comes from the coding sequence ATGTCCAGATCGCGCACCCCGGTCCTGCTGATTGCAGCTCTCCTGGCCCCCGCAATCATCGGGCTTGTCGTTTTCCGCCTTTATCCCGTCGCCCTCGCCGTCAGCGACAGCTTCTTCAACATGGTGCGGGGCCAGCAGGTCTTTGTCGGACTCGACAACTACCTGTCCCTGCTCGCCGATCAAACGTTCTGGAAATCCATGCAGGTGACCTTCTGGTTCAACCTGCTGATCAATCCCATCCAGATCGCCCTGGCGCTTGGCCTTGCGCTGCTCTACGTGCAGAATTTCAAGGGCGTGACGCTCTATCGCGTCCTTTTCCTCATCCCCATCGGCGTATCGCTGCCGACAGCTGTCATCATCTGGCGCATCATGCTGACGCAGGACGGCCTCGTGAACGGCCTCATCGGCATTGCCGGCGTACCGGCGCAGCCCTGGCTCACCTCCGAGAGCCTGGCGCTCTATTCCATCATCGCCATCGCGACCTGGAAGGGCATTTCCTACTGGATGATCTTCATCATCGGCGGGCTGCAGACCATCTCTCCGGAGATATACGACGCCGCCCGCATCGATGGCGTCAAGGCGTGGCAGCGGCTGATTTTCATCACCATTCCCCTGCTCCGCCCGACCCTGCTGTTCGTTTTGGTCGCTGACGTCTCGATCAACTTCCTGCTGTTCGCACCGATCTTCATGCTGACCCAGGGCGGTCCTGCCGACAGCACCAATGTGCTGATGTACGAGGCCTACAAGTCCGGCTTCATCTTTGGCGACATGGGCCGCGCAATGGCCATCATCGTCGTGGTGGTGGCCATCCTCCTTGTCATCGTCGCCGCCCAGTTCAGGCTCCTCTCGGGCCGGGAGGCACGCTCATGA